One genomic window of Polyangium aurulentum includes the following:
- a CDS encoding 3'-5' exonuclease gives MVEADVRSPTAEQLAIIAEEERLLVAVREAISHARGRSRAEDARGGALTSLRDEYAEAGEDDRPAVLAQMEQAAARMEAARPERLPDPAVPYFGRMRLVTGGKRRDVLLGPRPFLDAGRGATIVEWRKAPIAEVFFACDPGEPYEIEVEGRSIEGVLERRHLVTFDGGELSSISVKGGNLERIGGQWLFFPGEVAPELATEEGRRARESGPIQLDAQQRALLDREAHAPLVVLGSAGCGKTTVALHRVAMLCKKGPRSFAPGRVLVLVPEPGLRRLSERILSDLGVEGVLVSTFDDWIRGEARRVFPWLPPREAPDPPHAASRLKRHPALFAAIDVLIDDITRETAARMDRLLAARGSIRAALEARREPILAERLDLAEKALAGSVPESRWRLIAEGFREERRKLARVKVDHRRLVGDRALLDSAVQASAGEFSASLVAQVTDHTNRQLDDPSEVRFAHVNADRLVTLDGRSLDDGTPEAAAGTVDVEDYAILFELLWRKTGRSGTRAGELSHYAHIVLDEAQELAPIELKVIGRAVEKGGSITVAGDAAQRIDRTGHFTSWEAVMEALGVRSTPALLETAYRSPRPILEFAHAVLGPQAPEVMPRAAKEGAKVVRTVVPSEGHAAAVLCEALRRLRDREPEAQIAIIARDAGPARALHEALSRALHVRLVLDGDFSFGPGVDVTEVAQVKGLEFDHVIVPDATAAVYPDTPENRRMLHVAATRASRRLWVVSPGVPSPILPRD, from the coding sequence ATGGTCGAAGCGGACGTTCGGTCGCCCACGGCCGAGCAACTCGCGATCATCGCCGAGGAGGAGCGCCTGCTCGTAGCAGTGCGCGAGGCCATTTCCCACGCGCGGGGCCGCTCTCGCGCAGAAGACGCGCGGGGCGGGGCCCTGACCTCGCTCCGAGACGAGTATGCAGAGGCCGGCGAGGACGACCGGCCCGCCGTGCTCGCGCAGATGGAGCAGGCCGCGGCGCGCATGGAAGCTGCGCGCCCCGAGCGCTTGCCGGATCCCGCCGTGCCCTATTTCGGCCGAATGCGGCTCGTCACGGGGGGCAAGCGCCGCGACGTGCTGCTCGGCCCGCGCCCCTTCCTCGACGCGGGCCGCGGCGCCACCATCGTCGAATGGCGAAAGGCCCCCATTGCCGAGGTCTTCTTCGCCTGCGACCCGGGCGAGCCGTACGAGATCGAGGTCGAAGGCCGCTCCATCGAGGGCGTGCTCGAGCGGCGGCACCTCGTCACGTTCGACGGGGGCGAGCTGTCCAGCATCTCGGTGAAGGGCGGAAATCTCGAGCGGATCGGCGGTCAATGGCTATTTTTCCCGGGCGAGGTCGCGCCCGAGCTCGCGACCGAGGAGGGGCGAAGAGCACGGGAGAGCGGCCCCATCCAGCTCGACGCGCAGCAGCGCGCGCTGCTCGATCGGGAGGCGCACGCGCCGCTCGTGGTGCTCGGCTCGGCAGGCTGCGGCAAGACCACGGTGGCGCTTCACCGCGTGGCCATGCTCTGCAAGAAGGGGCCACGGTCGTTCGCGCCGGGGCGCGTGCTGGTCCTCGTCCCCGAGCCGGGCCTGCGGCGTTTGTCCGAGCGCATTCTCTCCGATCTCGGCGTGGAGGGGGTCCTCGTGAGCACGTTCGACGATTGGATCCGAGGGGAGGCGCGGCGCGTCTTTCCGTGGTTGCCGCCGCGCGAGGCGCCCGATCCGCCCCACGCCGCGAGCCGCCTCAAGCGCCACCCGGCGCTCTTCGCTGCTATCGACGTCCTCATCGACGACATCACCCGCGAGACGGCCGCCCGCATGGACCGCCTGCTCGCCGCGAGGGGCTCGATTCGCGCGGCGCTCGAGGCGCGGCGCGAGCCGATTCTCGCCGAAAGGCTCGACCTGGCCGAGAAAGCGCTCGCGGGCTCGGTGCCCGAATCGCGGTGGCGCTTGATCGCCGAGGGCTTTCGTGAGGAGCGCCGAAAGCTCGCGCGGGTGAAGGTCGATCACCGGCGCCTCGTCGGCGATCGCGCATTGCTCGACAGCGCCGTGCAGGCCTCCGCCGGCGAGTTTTCGGCGTCGCTCGTCGCGCAGGTCACGGATCACACGAATCGCCAGCTCGACGATCCGAGCGAGGTTCGCTTTGCCCACGTGAACGCCGACAGGCTGGTCACGCTCGACGGCCGCTCGCTCGACGACGGCACGCCCGAGGCGGCGGCGGGCACGGTCGACGTGGAGGATTACGCCATTCTGTTCGAGCTGCTCTGGCGAAAGACCGGGCGGAGCGGCACGCGCGCGGGGGAGCTCTCGCATTATGCGCACATCGTCCTCGACGAGGCGCAGGAGCTCGCGCCCATCGAGCTGAAGGTGATCGGCCGCGCCGTCGAGAAGGGCGGGAGCATCACGGTGGCGGGGGACGCGGCGCAGCGGATCGACAGGACGGGGCATTTCACGTCGTGGGAGGCGGTGATGGAGGCGCTCGGGGTCCGGAGCACGCCGGCGCTTCTGGAGACGGCGTACCGCTCGCCAAGGCCGATCCTCGAATTCGCGCACGCGGTGCTCGGGCCTCAGGCGCCCGAGGTGATGCCCCGCGCGGCGAAGGAGGGCGCAAAGGTCGTGCGGACCGTCGTGCCGAGCGAGGGCCACGCGGCGGCGGTCCTCTGCGAGGCGCTGCGGCGATTGCGCGATCGCGAGCCCGAGGCCCAGATCGCCATCATTGCGCGCGACGCGGGCCCGGCGCGCGCGCTCCACGAGGCGCTCTCGCGCGCATTGCACGTGCGGCTCGTGCTCGACGGCGACTTTTCTTTCGGCCCGGGCGTGGACGTCACGGAGGTGGCACAGGTGAAGGGGCTCGAGTTCGATCACGTGATCGTGCCCGACGCGACCGCGGCGGTTTATCCGGACACACCCGAGAATCGCAGGATGCTGCACGTGGCGGCGACGCGCGCGTCGCGGAGGCTGTGGGTGGTCTCGCCGGGCGTGCCGTCGCCGATCCTGCCGCGCGACTGA